The genome window GGTCCAGGCCGAAAGCGGCCGGCCCGTCCTCGGTCCCGTCCGGGCCTCCCGGGAACCGGCCCAGGAGAACCGACCCGTCCGGCGCCTCGATGCGGACCCCGGCGAGCGGCCGAGCCCCGGCTCCCCGGACGGCTTCCCAGAGGCCGAGGACGGCGAGGAGGCGGGCCCCCTCCATGCCCACGAACTGGCCGCAGGGCTTCGGGCGGGGGAACCGGGCACGATCCAGGAGGAGAACTTCGACGCCACGCCGGGCCAGCGCGAGCGCCGCAACGGCTCCCGCCGGCCCTCCACCCACCACCACCACCTGCGCCCGGGAGCCACCCGTCATGGCCTGCCCTCCTCCGGACCCGC of Candidatus Methylomirabilis sp. contains these proteins:
- a CDS encoding FAD-dependent oxidoreductase, with amino-acid sequence MTGGSRAQVVVVGGGPAGAVAALALARRGVEVLLLDRARFPRPKPCGQFVGMEGARLLAVLGLWEAVRGAGARPLAGVRIEAPDGSVLLGRFPGGPDGTEDGPAAFGLD